From the Streptomyces sp. NBC_00390 genome, the window TCTGCAGGGGGGACAGGCTGGTCGGGGACCAGGACTGGTTGCCGGTGATGGAGACGGCCGAGAAGGACCGGCCGTGGTAGCTGTTGCGCATCGCCAGGATCTGGTTGGAGCGGCGGTGGCCGGTGGCGAGCAGCAGCGCGGTGTCGTTGGCCTCGGTGCCGGAGGTGGTGAAGAAGACGCGGGCGTCGGGGATGCCGGACAGGGCGGTGATCCGCTCGGCGAGCTCCACCATCGGGCGGTTGAGGTAGAGGGTGGAGGTGTGGATGATCCGCCCGGCCTGCTCGCTCACCGCCTTGGTGACCTCGGGCAGGGCGTGCGCGGTCATGGTGGTGAGGATGCCGCCGAAGAAATCGAGGTAGCGGTTGCCGTCCGCGTCCCAGACATGGCGGCCCTCGCCATGGGTGATCTCGATGGGCTGCTTGTAGTAGAGGGCGACCCAGTCGGGGATGACGGCCTTGTGCCGGTCGAACAGATGGGTCACGGCTGCACCAGCCCGTCGTAGGCGTCGGGGCGCCGGTCGCGGTAGAACGCCCACTGCTGGCGTACGACGTCGATCAGGTCGAAGTCGAGGTCGCGGACGAGGAGTTCCTCGGCCTTGTCACTGGCGGTCTCGCCGACGAACTGCCCGCGGGGGTCGACGAAGTAGCTCGTCCCGTAGAAGTCGTTGTCGCCGTACTCCTCCTGGCCGACGCGGTTGATCGCGGCGATGAAGTACTCGTTGGCGACGGCGGCCGCGGGCTGCTCCAACTGCCAGAGGTAGGCGGAAAGGCCGCGCGAGGTGGCGGACGGGTTGTAGACCAACTGTGCGCCTTGCAGACCGAGTTGGCGCCAGCCCTCGGGGAAGTGGCGGTCGTAGCAGATATATACGCCGACCTTGCCGACCGCCGTGTCGAACACGGGCCAGCCGGCGTTGCCGGGCCTGAAGTAGTACTTTTCCCAGAAGCCTTTGACCTGCGGAATGTGGTGCTTGCGGTACTTGCCGAGGTACGTGCCGTCGGCGTCGATCACGGCGGCGGTGTTGTAGTAGAAGCCCGCCCCCTCGATCTCGAAGACCGGAACCACGATCACCATGCCGGTCTCGCGGGCGAGTTCCTGCATCCGTCGGACGGTCGGACCGTCCGGGACGGGCTCGGCCCAGCGGTAGTGCTCGGGCTCCTGGACCTGGCAGAAGTAGGGGGCGTTGAAGACCTCTTGGAATCCGATCACCTTGGCGCCCTGCCGGGCCGCCTCACGGGCGTGTTCCTCATGTTTGGCAATCATCGATTCGGTGTCGCCCGTCCAGGTGGCCTGGACCAGAGCTGCGCGTACGACATTGGCCATGAGTTGCTCCTTCGACGGGCCGTCAAGAGCTCTACGCACGTAGATGCGATGCGTAGGAGGAGAACGTAAGCCCCGTCACACACTGGGGCAAGACCATCGCCATTAACCCGCAGAGTCGATCATGTTTCACACTCGAGCGGTCCACACCGGTCGATCCACTGTCAGAGATGACCTGCAACGCGTAGTGCATGGACAACGTCCCGCTCCCGTGCCGTGGATACGGCACGCGCGGCGGCCAGCACCTGCGGGACCAGCCGCGCCGGGTCGCGGTCAGGGACCCTGGCGGCATCCTCCGCGCTGCGGACCTGCACGAACGCGGCGAGCAGCGCACCGCCCCGGGCGGCCAGGCCCTCGTCCTCGAGGGCGATGACGGCACCGGCGATCTCGTCGGCGGAGCGGGAGACGCCCTGGCGCAGGAGCTGATGGCCGTCGTCGCTGCGGCCGGCCGCGGCAAGCGCGTCGGCGGCCGCGGCAAGCCGTGCCGCGGGCTGCGACGCCACCTCCCACAACAGCGTGGCCCAGTCGGCGGCGAGACCGGAGCGGTGCAGTTCACCGGCGAGGGCCGGCAGCCAGGAGGCGGGCCGGGCGGCGGCCTCGCAGATCACGGCGTGGGCCTCACCGCCGCGCCCTTCGGCCCGCAGCCGCCCGAGCGCGGCGACGGTCTCGCGCGCGGAGCGGGAGGCGCCTGCGGGGGCGACGACCGGGGCGGGTGCGGCATGCTCCGCCGCGGCTGCGGCCCCGCCGAAGCGCGCCCCACGGGGAACGTCGTCCGCCACCGGAAGAACGGGCACGGGCTGCACCACCGCCTCCTCCGCCTGCTCCTCGACTCCGGCGAACCGGGCCCCGCGCGGACGGCGGCGCTTCTTGGCGCGGGGCGGCTCGGGTGCGGGGCGGTCCTGCGTCCCGCCGGGCGGATGAGGCTCGACGGCCGCGAACTCCGCCCGGCCGGCACGGTCGTGGGCGTCGGCCACGGGCCCGAACCCCTCCTCGGCCGCGACGGACCTTGCGGTTGCCCCGCCCGGGTGCGCGTACGCGTCGGCGGCCCGGACGCCATCCTGGGGCGAGGCGTCGGGACTCGCTCCGTACGCGGCGGGGGCGGCCGGCCGGAGCCGGTGGCCGGGCCCGGGAGCCGCGCCGGCGCCGGCCGGGTGCTGTGCCCGGTCCGGCGGGGCAGCGGGCGGCTCGGGCCTAGCGAGAGCTGCCTGCCGGGAGCGCAGCTCCATGATGCGTGCCGTCGCGCGCACGTGGTCGTCGCGCGTCCAGGACAGCTCATGGGCGTACTGCTCCGCCGCCGGTGCGCCCTCGGCCTCCGCGCCGAGCAGCCGTATCAGCTCCTCGGCGCGGCCCTGCGCATACGTCTGCTCCCTGAGCATGAGCTCCAGCCGTTCCGCCAGCGCCTCGCGGCCGCCGGGCAGCCGGTCGTGGGCCGCCGCGGCGGACGCCTGAAGCCGGCTCGCCCGCACCGACTCCTGCTGCACGAAGGCGGGCCCGCGCTCGGCGGCCAGATCCTGGAGCAGCGATTCGACCACGTCCCAGGGCGGGATCTCCACGCCGTCCAGACAGGCCTGCATGCCATCGGGGTCACGTTGCCAGAAGATCCCGTACCAGCCGCCGGACCGGTCGAGCAGCGCGACCAGTTCCTTCAGGTACCGCGCGAACACCCCGACATCCGCCGGGAGTTGATGCACCATCATCGCCGCCCCTGCCCCACTGCCGACTGGACCCGTCCGATCCCGAGGAACCGGAGGCATTCGATCGCAGCAAGGTTACGGACAGGCTACGCAGTGTTTTCAGAACGTGACCGCAATGCCGGTGTGCGGTCTTTTGCCCAGCCGGACGATCATCGCGGGCCAGTCGACGATCCAGAACTGCCAGGTGTACTTACGGGCCAGGAGTCTGCGCACCGCCGCGGTGCCCTCCTGGTCCAGCAGCCGCGCCGTTCCCTCCGCAGTAGGCGCGCCCTCGGCGATGTTGCCCCGTGCGTCGCACACCGTGATCACCACGCGGCTGTCGTTGCGCAGGCGCCTCACTTTCCACGAGTCCGTCCGTGTCCACACGAACAGCTCATCACCGTCCACCGCGAACCACACGGGCGTGGCCACCCCGGTCCCGTTCTTGCGGAACGTGGTGACGCTGACGTACCTGGCGCTGGCGAACTTCTCGGCACTCACGCTGCGAAGCGTACGTCAGCCCTTGCCGTGGGCGTCACGGGACGCCATGAGGCGTCCAGAAGGGCCCGAATGCAGGTGGGCCCTGGGCGTCAGCGGTGGCTCAGCACGTTGACCACCCGGTCGTCGGGGTCACGGACGAAGAAGCGGCGCACTCCCCACGGCTCGTCCTGGAGCGGGTGGACGATCTCCGCGCCACGCTCCCGCAGCGCCACGTAGGCGGCGTCCACGTCGTCCACCTCCACGCTCATGTCAGGCGTCACCGGTGCGGTCCTGTCCCCGGTCATGATGCCGACCTGCGCCGCCGGGTGGGCCGGGGAGGCGAGGGTCACGATCCAGCCGTGGTTCATGACTTCCTCGAAGCCCAGCAGATCGTAGAACTCCCGGCTCCTGTGCATGTCGTGGGTCCGGATGTTGGGCACCACTCGGCGAACGGTCATCGACGGCTCCAGAGGAAGGCAGACAGGTGCTCACGTCTCGTCACATGCACTTCGACACCCACACCTTCGCACATGTATTCGATAAATGCTCTAGCGGCTCTTGACGAAGTTCTTCGCGAGGCGCTCACCGAGGGTGACGGCCGCGCCATGGCTCTCGATCGGCGACGCCTTCGAGTTCTTGAAGACGATGTACGTGACCCCCGAAGGAGTCCCGCCCGTGGCGGGGTTCGGGGCGATGCCCAGCGCCTTCGCCGTGGCGTACGACGCCTCGCCGATGATCCCCGTGGGGCCCGTGTCGCCCACGACCGCGTACTGCACCTTGCCGCGGTACACGACGGCCGCGACCGAACCGCCTCGGATGCCGGACGACTTGTAGTTCCAGATCGTGCTGGGCGTGGGCACCACGATGAAGGGCAGTTTCTCGGCGTTCAGGTAGGCGCCGTCGGACTGCAGGAAGGCGGTCGCCTCCTGGAAGGACGGATCGGTCCGGCGGTTGCAGCGCGTGGTGCGCCGGCCGTCGCAGTCGATGTCCATGTCCGCCTTCCAGAACACGGCGTTCCCGGCATCGCAGACGGGGATGCTCGCCGAGGCCTTCTGGTCGGTGCGGTACTTGCCCTTGGAGATCTGCTTGCACTTCGCGACCTTCGCCAGCAGCTGGGCCGCGGTCACCGACCCTTCGGCGGCCTCGGGAAGGCCGGGCTGCTCCGGGGTCTCGGGAACACCGGGCGCACCGGGCGCACCGGAAACGCCGGGAACATCAGGGGCATCGGGAACATCGGGGGGCTCAGGAACTCCGGGAACATCGCCGAGCTCGAGCGCCTCAGGAAACCCCGGGAGATCACTGGGCTCGGGAACGGGGAGCCCGGGGACATCGGCGGACTCTTCCCCCCTTGCAGACACGGGGACCTCAGCAGTCTCGGCGAGTCCAGCAGCCGCAACAGCCTCGGCGGCCGCCGTAGCCTCGCCGAATTCGTCCGGAGGCGCCGCCCCGGTGCGGTGGGCGGCGCCGGCGGGGTCGGGCGGCGGCATCGCCGGAGCGGCGGCCGCCGGCAGGGCGGTCACAGCGAGCAGGGCAACGCCGCCGGTGCCGGCAAGGACGGCTTGGAGAGCAACATGTCGAATACGCACAAGGAGACCTTTCTGTCCGGAAGGCTCCCTACCCGCCGAGGGCACGACCCCTCTCCGATCGGCCGCCGGACGGGTTACGGCCCCGGGCACTGTCCCGGGACCGTGACCGCGGTCACCTGCTGGGACGCACCACCATCGCCGAGCCGCCGCCCCTCCTGACCTTCTCGGCCGCCGCGAGCCAGCGGCCGTCAGCCAGCCGCTGGATGCCGGTGGCCGCGCCGATCTCCGGATTCTGCCGGAACCCGTGGCCGATCGCCTCCAGTTCGGCCCGCAGCGGGCTGTTCCAGAGCCCGGGCTCGAGCTCGGTGGTCGTCTGGTTGCGCTGGCTGGCGCGCGGCGCCGCGATCGCCTCGACCAGGGGCAGGCCCCGGTCCAGATGCCCCGTCAGGGTCTGCAGCACCGTGGTGATGATGGTCGCGCCACCCGGCGAACCGAGCGCCAGCACGGGACGGCCGTGGTCGAGCACGATCGTCGGCGCCATGGAGGACCGCGGCCGCTTGCCGGGACCGGGCAGGTTCGGGTCATGCACCGCCGGGTCGGCCGGGGCGAAGGAGAAGTCCGTCAGCTCGTTGTTGAGCAGGAAGCCGCGCCCGGGGACGGTGATGCCGCTGCCGCCCGTGGACTCGATCGTCAGCGTGTACGCGACGACGTTGCCCCACTTGTCGGCAGTCGTCAGATGGGTCGTGTTCTCACCCTCGTACGTGGTCGGGGCGGCCGCCCCCGTGGACCCGCAGTCGACGGGGTCGGCCGGGTCGCCCGGCGCCAGCGGGCTGCTCAGCACGGCGTCGTCCTTGATCAGGCATGCGCGCGAGTCCGCGAACCGCTGCGACAGCAGCCCCCGGGCCGGTACGTCCTCGAAGGCCGGATCGCCGACCCACCGCCCGCGGTCCGCGAACGCGATCCGGCTCGCCTCGATGAAGCGGTGCAGATACTGCGCCTGCGAGGCCTTGGACAGGTCGGTGCGCTCCAGCATGTTGAGCGCCTCACCGACGCTCGTACCGCCCGACGAGACCGGCCCCATGCCGTACACGTCGAGGCCGCGGTAGGACACCTTGGTGGGCGCGCGGCGCACCGTCTCGTACGCGCGCAGGTCGCGCAGGGTCAGGTCGCCGGGGCGCACCACCCGGGTGGCGCCGTCGCGGACCGGGGGCTTGCGCACCGTGCGGACGATGTCCTCGGCAATGGGGCCGTGGTAGAGCGGGCCGACGCCCTCGCGGCCGATCTCCCGGTAGGTGCGGGCCAGGTCGGGGTTCTTGAAGACCGTGCCGACGACCGGCAGCTCGCCGCCCGGCAGGAACAGCTCCGCGGTGGCGGGGAAGTCCGCGAACCGGGCGCGGTTGGCCTCGGTCTGGGAACGGAAGGTCGCGTCGACGGTGAAGCCGTGCTCGGCAAGGTGCTGCGCGGGCCGCAGCAGCTGCCGCAACGGCCTGCTGCCCCAGGCGTCCAGGGCGGTCTCCCACGTGGCGGGGGTGCCGGGAGTGCCGACCCCGCGCCCGCTGGTCATCCCCTCCTCGAACGGAATCGGCCTGCCGTTCTCCAGGAAGAGGGAGGCGTCGGCGGAGCGCGGTGCCGTTTCGCGGCCGTCGATCGTGTGCACCGTACGGGACCTGGCGTCGTAGTAGACGAAGAAGCCGCCTCCACCGATGCCGGCCGAGTACGGCTCCGTCACGCCGAGAGCGGCGGCGGTGGCGACCGCCGCATCGACGGCGTTGCCCCCACGCCGCAGCACCTCGATCCCGGCGGCCGATGCGTCGGCGTCGACGCTGGCGACCGCGCCGCCCTGACCGACGGCCACCGGCGTCTTGACGGGCGGCGTCGAGGCCGGTGGCGCGTGGGTGGGCGGTACGGCCGCCCCGATCGAGACCACGGCCGCGGCAACAGCCAGAAACGACACATTCCGTGCGGTGGGGCGACGCATGCGTACCTCCAGTCAACCAACGTCCGCGCAGCGTAACTTTGACGCGGCCATGGCGTCAGGACCGCCTCGAACAATGACGGACGGGACCGCTAACATGCGCGCCCATGACTGACGACGTTCGCAATATCGTGCTCGGCGTGGCTGCCGCCGGAATCAGCGCCACGATCGGCTGGCTCACCCGCACGTACCTCTGGCGGCGCAGACTCCGGCGCAAGCAGGACTTCTTCGGGCTGCCGGGGAACTCCGAGTGCATGCTCGTCGTCAACCGGGAGGCCGGCCGTGACGGCGCCGTGCACCGCTTCGACGTCTTCGCGCTGCTCGAACTCTCCGCGCTGATCAAGGACTGCGGTGCCAACGCCCAGATCGTCTGGCACGACATAGCCCAGCAGGGGTTCGGCGAGCGGACCGAGTTCTGCGTCGGCGGCCCCGTGTCCAACCGCCGGATGGCCGCGCATCTGCACTCCCTGCTGCCTGGCGTGAAGATCAACACGGATCCGGAGCCCGGTCCGGACCAGGGCGCGTTCCAGATCGGCTCGGAGCGCTACCGCATGGAGCCGGGCACGGCCGAGTACGTGTTGCTGGCGCGGCTGACCGCGGGGCAGGACGCGCGGCCCGTCTTCCTGTTCTGCGGCCAGCGCGCGATCACCAACCAGGCCGCCACCCGCTATCTGGCGCGGCACCACGAGAAGCTTGCCCGCAAGCACGGCGGCAACTCGTTCTGCCTGCTGCTGAAGGTGGTCAACTCGCAGGCGTACGGCCCCGATGTGGTCGAGCTGGCCGCCGACGTGACCCGGGCGGCGCAGGCTCCCGCCCCGCTCCCGGCGGCGGACACCTCTGCGCCGGATCCGGCGCCGTCGAAGCGCAGGTCCCGCCGCACGGCGAGCCAGTAGCACCACCGGTGGTCCGGCAGCGGCGGCGAGCAGAGCACCACAGACGCTCATCGGGACGGCCGCGCTCTTACGCGCTCGGTCGCGTCACTGTCAGTGGAAGCGATTTGAGCCCGTTGATGAAGTTGGACACCAGCCGGCGCGGCGGGCCCGCCGGCACGTACGGCGGCAGCAGGCGCAGCGCCTCCTCGTGCAGCACCCGCAGCTGGAGGCGGGCGAAGTGTGCGCCGAGGCAGACGTGCGGGCCGTCCCCGAAGGAGACGTGCGGATTCGGCGTACGCGACAGGTCGAGGCGCAGCGGCTCCTGAAAGACGCCCTCGTCGTAGTTGGCGGACGCGTGGAGGACGACGACCTTGTCTCCGGCGCGGATCGGCTGCCCTGCGAGGGTGACGTCCTGTGCGGCGGTCCGGCGGAAGCTCAGGACCGGGGGATGCCACCGCAGCAGTTCGTCGACGGCACGGTCCAGGTCCACCTCTCCGGCCCGTAGCCTGCGCTGCTCCTCAGGGTGTTCGACCAGGGCGAGAAAGCCCCCGGGCGCGGCGCTGCGCACGGTGTCGTTGCCCGCGACCGTGAGCAGGAAGAAGAACATCTCCAGCTCGGCGTCGAGGAGTGCGGACCCGGCGAGCGCGGTCATGACGTCGTCGGCAGGATGGCGGCGCTTGTACGCGGCGAGCTGCTGCGCGTACTCGAACATCTCCTGCAGCATGGCCGGTGAACGGGGGTTGACGGGCCTGCCGTCGGGGCCGAGCACCGGTGGTTCCTCGGGGTCCTGATAGGCGATGACGCGCTCGGTCCACGTCAGCAGCAGTCCGCGGTCACTCTCGGGCACACCGAGCAGATCGGCGAGATTGAGCAGGGCGTAGTCGTCGGTGACGGTGTGCACCAGGTCGAACTCGCCGCCCGATTCCCTGGCCCTGGTGAGGAGTTGCCGAGCACGCGAACGCGCGGCGGCGGTGAAGCGGTCGATGCGGCCCGGGACGAAGGCCCGGCTCACCAGCCGCCGCAGCCGCCCGTGGTCCGACGGCGCCTGACCCGCGAAATGAGGGGAGGGGTCCTGGTTGAGCATCATGCGGCGGATGAAAGGGAGATCGGCCGGGTCGGGGTCACGGATCTGGGTGGCGCCGAGGTGCGAGGAGAAGACAGTGGTGTCCTTGAGGACCCGGACCACGTCGGCGTGGCGGGTCACGGCCCAGAATCCCGGTCCGGGCGGCCAGCCCAGGACCTCGTACTCCTGTTGCCAGGCCACGGGGTTGTGGTCGCGCAGGAGACGGAAGGCGTTGTGCGGCAGCCCTGCGGCGTAGATCCGCGGATCGAAGACATCGGGCACGCTCATGGCGGAACTCTCGCACGGCACGGTGCGGCAGGACACGAACTGCGTGCGGCCCTCTGGACGTTCACTGACGCGGCATCCAATAATTGTTACGCGCGCGTAACTTACCGGGGAGTTACCCCAGGTACGCCACTGACGTTACCGTCGAGTCACTTCGCTGTGACAGTTGAGTCAGATGAGTGAGGAGTGACCCGTGGGACTTCCGCGCAAGGCACTGCGCACCACCGCCATCGGTACGGTCTCCGCCGCGCTTCTCGCCGCGCCCGCCGTCGTCGCCACCCCCGCGGTGGCGGCATCCGGACAGCAGGCACTGACCCGGCAAGCGGGCGTGCCGGGTGTGCGGTTCGTGGACATCGAGGGCGACGGCGGCACCGTGCTCAAGGCCAATGTCTTCACCCCGGCCGGCTACGACGGCCGGCAGACCTACCCCGTGATCGTGCTGCCGACGAGTTGGGCGCTGCCCCAGGTCGAGTACGTCGCGCAGGCCGCCAAGCTCGCCGACTCCGGCTATGTGGTGGTCAGTTACAACACCCGCGGCTTCTGGCAGTCCGGCGGCGAGATCGAGGTGGCGGGCCCGCCGGACACCGCCGACGCCTCCAAGGTGATCGACTGGACCCTCGCGAACACGCCTTCCGACCCCGACCGGGTGGGCATGGCCGGCGTCTCGTACGGCGCGGGGATCTGTCTCCTCGCCGCAGGCCACGACAAGCGGATCAAGGCGGTGGCGGCGCTCAGCGGCTGGGGCGACCTCGTCGACTCCATCTACAGTCAGCGCACCCAGCACAAGCAGGCCACGGCGTTCCTCGTCGGCGCCGGACATCTCA encodes:
- a CDS encoding nitrilase-related carbon-nitrogen hydrolase, with amino-acid sequence MANVVRAALVQATWTGDTESMIAKHEEHAREAARQGAKVIGFQEVFNAPYFCQVQEPEHYRWAEPVPDGPTVRRMQELARETGMVIVVPVFEIEGAGFYYNTAAVIDADGTYLGKYRKHHIPQVKGFWEKYYFRPGNAGWPVFDTAVGKVGVYICYDRHFPEGWRQLGLQGAQLVYNPSATSRGLSAYLWQLEQPAAAVANEYFIAAINRVGQEEYGDNDFYGTSYFVDPRGQFVGETASDKAEELLVRDLDFDLIDVVRQQWAFYRDRRPDAYDGLVQP
- a CDS encoding PPOX class F420-dependent oxidoreductase, producing MSAEKFASARYVSVTTFRKNGTGVATPVWFAVDGDELFVWTRTDSWKVRRLRNDSRVVITVCDARGNIAEGAPTAEGTARLLDQEGTAAVRRLLARKYTWQFWIVDWPAMIVRLGKRPHTGIAVTF
- a CDS encoding VOC family protein; this translates as MTVRRVVPNIRTHDMHRSREFYDLLGFEEVMNHGWIVTLASPAHPAAQVGIMTGDRTAPVTPDMSVEVDDVDAAYVALRERGAEIVHPLQDEPWGVRRFFVRDPDDRVVNVLSHR
- a CDS encoding glycoside hydrolase family 75 protein gives rise to the protein MSARGEESADVPGLPVPEPSDLPGFPEALELGDVPGVPEPPDVPDAPDVPGVSGAPGAPGVPETPEQPGLPEAAEGSVTAAQLLAKVAKCKQISKGKYRTDQKASASIPVCDAGNAVFWKADMDIDCDGRRTTRCNRRTDPSFQEATAFLQSDGAYLNAEKLPFIVVPTPSTIWNYKSSGIRGGSVAAVVYRGKVQYAVVGDTGPTGIIGEASYATAKALGIAPNPATGGTPSGVTYIVFKNSKASPIESHGAAVTLGERLAKNFVKSR
- the ggt gene encoding gamma-glutamyltransferase, which translates into the protein MRRPTARNVSFLAVAAAVVSIGAAVPPTHAPPASTPPVKTPVAVGQGGAVASVDADASAAGIEVLRRGGNAVDAAVATAAALGVTEPYSAGIGGGGFFVYYDARSRTVHTIDGRETAPRSADASLFLENGRPIPFEEGMTSGRGVGTPGTPATWETALDAWGSRPLRQLLRPAQHLAEHGFTVDATFRSQTEANRARFADFPATAELFLPGGELPVVGTVFKNPDLARTYREIGREGVGPLYHGPIAEDIVRTVRKPPVRDGATRVVRPGDLTLRDLRAYETVRRAPTKVSYRGLDVYGMGPVSSGGTSVGEALNMLERTDLSKASQAQYLHRFIEASRIAFADRGRWVGDPAFEDVPARGLLSQRFADSRACLIKDDAVLSSPLAPGDPADPVDCGSTGAAAPTTYEGENTTHLTTADKWGNVVAYTLTIESTGGSGITVPGRGFLLNNELTDFSFAPADPAVHDPNLPGPGKRPRSSMAPTIVLDHGRPVLALGSPGGATIITTVLQTLTGHLDRGLPLVEAIAAPRASQRNQTTTELEPGLWNSPLRAELEAIGHGFRQNPEIGAATGIQRLADGRWLAAAEKVRRGGGSAMVVRPSR
- a CDS encoding cytochrome P450; this translates as MSVPDVFDPRIYAAGLPHNAFRLLRDHNPVAWQQEYEVLGWPPGPGFWAVTRHADVVRVLKDTTVFSSHLGATQIRDPDPADLPFIRRMMLNQDPSPHFAGQAPSDHGRLRRLVSRAFVPGRIDRFTAAARSRARQLLTRARESGGEFDLVHTVTDDYALLNLADLLGVPESDRGLLLTWTERVIAYQDPEEPPVLGPDGRPVNPRSPAMLQEMFEYAQQLAAYKRRHPADDVMTALAGSALLDAELEMFFFLLTVAGNDTVRSAAPGGFLALVEHPEEQRRLRAGEVDLDRAVDELLRWHPPVLSFRRTAAQDVTLAGQPIRAGDKVVVLHASANYDEGVFQEPLRLDLSRTPNPHVSFGDGPHVCLGAHFARLQLRVLHEEALRLLPPYVPAGPPRRLVSNFINGLKSLPLTVTRPSA